The genomic region CAATACACCCCCTAATAGCATTTAGTGTCCATTATTGTTTGACAACCTATTGGAATGCCAATGGATGTTAGTGCCAGAAGCATTTGTGCTTTAAATGGCTCCATGTTCTTCTTCCTTTTCAACTTCTTATTCAGCTTCCTTCCTTCACATTATCATTCTGCTCAACTTGATGAGATAACTCCTTCGCAACCGTTAGCGCAGGGACAAACTCTAGTTTCCCCTGGCCACATTTTTGAGTTAGGCTTCTTCAGTCCTAATAACTCTGCTAACAAGTATGTGGGGATATGGCACAAGGATATATCTCCGCGTAAAGTTGTATGGGTGGCCAACAGAGAACAGCCTCTTGCAGTTGCAGACACCTCGGTGAGTTTGACAGTTAGTAGCAATGGGAATCTGAAGCTTGTAGATGGGAAACACAAGTCTATATGGTCTACCAATATCACTTCTTTGTTGTCATCATCGAATACTAGTTCAGTTGCTGCAGTTCTTAAGGACAATGGAAACTTTGTTGTCAATTATCATCTGGAAGCCGAGTTATGGCAGAGCTTTGATCATCCTTGTGACACTATCCTACCAAACATGGTGTTTCGTTACGGTAAGTCTGGGAAGGGGAACTTCTTGAGTTCTTGGAAAGCAGATAATGATCCATCACCAGGGAAGTTCTTGCTTGGATTGGCACCACAGACGCCGTCACAAGTGTTCATTTGGATCAATAATGGATCAAATGATTCACATTCAATTCCCTACTGGAGAAGTGGTCCATGGGATAAGTCCAGTTTCATCGGTGTACCAGAAATGGATCACCGATATATAAATGGATATAGTGTAGTTGATAACTTAAAGCAGGGCACACAGGATTTCTCTTTTAGTTTATATGACAAACCTGTGGCATACATAGACATCTCTCCAGAAGGAATAGTGAGGATTACATTTTCGAAGAATGATGGGAAGTGGTATGTTAGTTGGCAGACACCAAAGAATCAATGTGACATTTATGGAGCTTGTGGACCTTTTGGGGTTTGCAAAGCTTCTACATCTCCAATCTGTAAGTGTTTGAAAGGGTTTGTACCAAAGTCAAGTGCTGAATGGAGCAAAGGAAATTGGACAGGAGGGTGTGTGAGGCAGACCAAATTGTTTTGTGAGAGGCAAACAAATAAGTCAGTCTCATCAAGAGGAAAACAAGTTGATGATGATGGCTTCTGGAAGATGGTGAAGTTGAAAATACCAGATTCTCATGAGTTCATTACTGCATTCAATTCCCAACAATCCTCAAACGATTGCAAACTGAGGTGCCTAAATAATTGTTCCTGCGCTGCTTATGCATTTGTTAATAATATAGGGTGTCTGGTGTGGTCCAAAGATCTCATTGATATACAGAAGTTTTCGGCATCTGTTGGAGTCGAACTTTATATTCGCCTAGCACACTCCGAAATAGGTAATGATAGAAATGCTTGCATAAGTATTTCAGCAATATCATTTCTTTTTGTGTTTTATCCTTGTCATTGTAACTTTGTGGTGTATGTTCGTATTTTTTATTTACAGGTGAAGGAAAGCCAATAAAGTTAATTGCCAGCATTACAGCTATTGGTTTAGTGAGTATCTTGGCAGCTGCAGTATTCGGTTTTCACAGGAGGCGATCTAACCAGAAGAGTAAGCGATATACCAATCATGAATCAGCACATTATCTCTCCCTTGCTCTTTAAGTATAAATCAATTCAGTATGAGTGCATAACTTCATAAGAGTCCTATATATTCATTTTTCTTTATTGTTTGGTATCCGGCCTGATGTTGCTTGTTGTTTCACTCCAACTCAGTGTTTGATTTTATACATGCACAGGACAGATCAAACTAAAAACACGGAACTTTGAATCGACTGGTATGATCAAGAGTTCAAGAGATGGTCTCCGAGAATATATAGGAAAGCATGATGAGCTAAAGATATATGATTTTGATAGCATACTAATTGCCACAAACAATTTCAGTCTCGCAAACAAACTGGGGCAAGGAGGTTTTGGCCCAGTTTATAAGGTACTTTCTTTCCCAACGGTAGCACACATAGCACTTTGAACAGTACAAGATATAGACATGCATGCAATGACTAATTTGTGGACATCTTGTAGGGGATGCTACCAGAAGGGAAGGAAATAGCTGTGAAGAGACTATCTAGTAGCTCAGGACAAGGTGTTGAAGAGTTCAAGAATGAGATGCTTTTGATCTCCAATCTTCAACACAAAAATCTTGTTAGGATCTTGGGCTGCTGCATTAAAGAGGATGAGAAGTTACTGATATACGAGTTCATGCCAAATAAAACCTTGGATACTTTTCTATTCGGTTAGTTTTCTTAGTGTTTTATATATGTTCAACTGCAGTGCAACACTCATAGTCACCTATCTTCTTATTTCAATATAATCTTTCATCTCTTTGTTGTTTGTAAATGTCGAATTTGGGGAAACAATGAAAGTTTCTTTCAAAAAGTAAGATCTCACCTATCTTTTGTTACTTAACAAGAAAAAGAAAAAGATTAGAATAGTCTGAATGTTGCCACGAATCGATTCATCATTCATCACATGAAATAGTTACCAAGAGACAAACAATCCATCATTGACTACTTTCTAGATCGATAATGTTGATATTGAGTTTTAGTTCAGATCTCCATGATGCATTCACTACTACTTTTCATACAATTGTGCCTGCATTCCATAGCAATTAAAGAAGGCTAAAAATCTGATTTTAACAAAGTTTTGAAAGGATATATACCAGTCTCATGATAGTCCATAGAAACATGCATGAGTCATGAGTCATGATTTCTGAAAAACCATTACTGATCACACACTAATGTGGTGCACTGACTATTTGATCAGATACGAGAAAGAGAGCTGTGCTTGATTGGGCGACACGCTTTAATATTATTCAGGGTGTTGCTAGAGGGCTTCTTTATCTCCATCATGATTCCTATGTGAAGGTAATACATAGGGACCTGAAAGTCAGCAACATCCTTTTGGATGACAAAATGAATCCCAAAATTTCTGATTTTGGATTGGCACGCATAATCGAAGGAACACAAAATCTAGAAAACACTCAAAGAGTTGTTGGAACACGGTAAGAATCATTTTCCTCCTAATGTCTGATATGTTCAATAAGTTGCATACTCATTAGTTTGATATGTAGGGGATATATGTCTCCGGAGTATGCCATGGGAGGAATGTTTTCTGAAAAATCGGATGTCTATAGCTTTGGGGTTCTGATCTTGGAGATTATTAGCAGCAAGAAGAATACCAGCTTCTCTATATATGACCAACAACTAGGCTTTCTAGCTTATGTAAGATCATACGTACCCTTCCTTAACTTCTAATGTAAAATGTGAACTCATGAGCAGCTTCTTTCATATAGCTAAAACCATATTTATGAACCTTTACAGGCATGGAACTTGTGGAATGAAGACAGGGCCTTGGAGTTGGTGGATGAAATAATGAGGGATTCATATTCCTCATCGGAAGTATTGAAATGTGTGCATATCGGACTTCTATGTGTACAAGACAATGCTGTGGATAGGCCAACAATGGCGGATATAGCTTTGATGTTAAGTAGCGAGAAGAACGGTCCACAACCTAAGCTGCCTTTATTCACTATCCAAAACTCAGCTTATCATCCTCAACAGCACTCTGAAAATACCAAATCCTCCAAAAATGAAGCTAGCATTACTATGATTGAAGGACGATAAACAACAGCAAATTGTTACATCACAATGCAATGTTTTCGTTTCATTCTCAAAGGGTTCTTATACATCTTGAAGGTTTTCTTTTTGGTGTAAGAAACAACCTGGTCTCTTGGGGTAGGCAGCATATGAAGGTGTTCATATAGAAGATGCATCTTCATTGTTGCGTTTGCATTTTAGTATTGATAAATTTGTACACACAATCTTTTTGTCTAAGAAATTTGAACTTTTGAAATTGATTCCTCTGTATGGATCATACAAAATTTGATATACATTATGAGTGATTTCGTATGACATGTCTTTTGGGTGTCACTCGGTCCATATATATTTTCACTGCCTTGATAAGGTTAAAACTTAAAATTAAAAGTGAGTCGATTACGGGTAAACCAAAAATCCCATTTCACAACCAACTCTTAAAAACACAATTCTTTGTTTTTATACTCTCCCTAAAAACATCCAACTCCATTGTCTTTCTTTCAGGTACAATTGAGTTACGTCTACTGTGAATTTCAGAACACAGCAAAACCTTCAATCTTTTTCATCAGTTTCTGCTTCTACCTTTGCTGGGTTTTCGAGTCTGCACTACGTTAGCCGTATACTCACCAAACAAAGCTAGAGCATTTGCATCAGGTACTCAACTTTCAATCTTTCACATCAAGTTTTACTATATTCCAGCTATATGTGATGATGATGATGATGGGTGTTTTGATTCTTTCAAGTACAGATTGATTGGTTTTAGTCATGGGTGATATTTACTGGGTTTCATTTACTTTTACCTAGCTACCAGATGATTTCTTTGCATGTTATCTGGCTTTCTCTAAGAATGGAACTGTTATAAACTGCTTTTGCTTCCTTCATTTAAAGTTCAATTCTTTTTCTCAAATGTTAATTGTGTCCAGGGTTGAGAACATGCACTTATAGTTTGAATGTCACTGAAAGTGACCAGATAAGATAGTGGGATGAGGACTATAAAGTGACCAACAATGGCGGATATAGCTTTGATGTTAAGTAGTGAGAAAGAAGGTCCACAACCTAAGTTGCCTGTGTTCACTATCCAAAACTCAGCTTATCATCCTCAACCACAATCTGAGAACACTAACTCCTCCAAAAATGAAGCTAGCATTACTATGATCCAAGGACGATAAACAATAGCAAATTGTTAGATCACAATGCAATGCCTTTTACATATTGAAGGTCTTCTTTTTGGTGTAGTATAAGAGTGTTTGTCACAAGGAAGTTGCACATTCATTGTTGCGTTTAAGATTTTTATTGATATCCGAAAATTATGTCTATACCATGTCATTTTCGTCGAAGAAATTTCACCTTTGAAATCGACTCTGATTTGATCATGACAAAATTTGATATATATTGTCAGACTTATTTTGGACCCCTTGCGTCTGAGGTATCAGTATCACTGCATCTGTGCACCACTTGTCCATATAACTACAATTGTTTATATTTTTGCTTACATATGAGATTAGGACTTCGGGAGTAAACATGAGATTCTAATTGCGGAAGACGGGAAGCCGTCAATGGCGGCTTGTTGGGTCTCCGACACGCGTCATATATTCCCTGAAAGCATCCAGCTTCCCTTGACTTCTTTCAGGTACTGAATCGTTTCTACTGAACATTTCAAAGTTTCAATCTTTCACATCAAGTTATGCTTCTGCGTTTACTGGGTTTTCGAGCTATTTATCATTATGATGAAGATTGGGTGTTATAATCCTTTGATGTACGGATTGATTGGTTTTAGTCATGGGTGATATTTGGTTATTTACTGGGTTTCATTTACTTTTTCTGAATTTGTTGGTGCTGAATTTTACCTATCAGATTATTTGTTTGGATGTTATCTGGGTTACACTGCTTTGCTTCCTTGATTGAAAGTTCAACTCTTTTTCTCAAATTTTATTCATGTCCATGGTTGGAAATATTCACTTAAAGTTTGAATGTTACTGAAAGTGACCAGAGAAGATAGTTTGAATGTTACTGAGCTTATCAATGTAATGTTGAATTTGTGTGTCATGATTTTGAAAGCATTGGTGTCCCATATCAATGGTGTTAAAATTCAAGGTGTACACACGCTCCGTTGTTAAGTAGCCATAGAAGATAGTGAGATGTGAACTGTATCGATATAGAGTGATTTAGTCTGATTGAAGTTTACTTATATATACCTTTTTGGTTGACAATCAGTCAATCACAAATAAGGAACCCAGCTTTCAAATGAATATGTATAATGTAGAGTGGACTGAATTTTACTTCTGAAATTCTTCAAATTGTTATTGTTTTGACAGGCACACTATTGGAGATGCCAATGGTTGTAGGAACCAAGAATTGTTGGTCTTTTAAATTTCTCCATGCTTCTTCCTATTCCTCTTCAGCTTTCTTCCTGTAATTTATATTTGTTGTCAAGAAGAAAACTTAGAACTTGATGCTTATCAAGGGTTACTGAAAAGATCTTTTAAGGAAGTTTCACAAATATGGTCTGATGTTCTGATAAATCTGTCAGCGTCACTGTCCGCTACCTTTAATGGGCAGCACTGTTGTAAGTCTTGGGCCATGGATTACTGAGTCATATGATCTTCTAGAAGGAGGTCAAGTCTTCAAATATGTTTGCAATGACTTTGAAAGCGTCAGCAGTTCAGCACAACATCATTGATCTTTCTATATTACCTGGTCTACACTTAGTTCTGTGTGGCCTAGATTCTTTCAGTAGCCAAGCTATCCTTGTGAAACATAAAATACTTGAAATTGTTCTTCTGCTAAACATATTCAAGTAGGGATGCAACTAGGTACCGCTACTTTGTTTTTCTTATTCATCTTCGGTTTGCTTCCATCACAGTATGATGCTGAAGTATATAACATAACTCCTTCACACCCATTAGCAGAGGGACAAACTCTAGTCTCTCCTGGCCTAATATTCGAATTGGGCTTCTTCAGTCCAAATAGTTCTGCTAATAAGTATGTGGGGTTGTGGCACAAAAGTATATTTCCTCGTAAATATGTATGGGTGGCTAACAGAGATAATCCTCTTGCAGCTACAGACACCTCGGCTACTTTGAGAATTGGAAGCAGTGGGAATCTGGAGCTCGTAAATGGCAAACAGATTTCTGTCTGGTCGGCTAATATATCTAATTGTTCATCTGCATTTCTCTTAGATAATGGAAAGTTTGTTGTCAAAGATGTTATGGGAGCTGATTTGTGGGAGACTTTTGATAATCCTAGTGACTCACTTCTGCCAAGCATGTTGATGGGATATGATAGTGGTTCTGGAAAACGGAATTCCTTGACATCTTGGAAAAGTGAAAATGATCCATCACCGGGGATATTCTTAGCTGGACTGTCAACAGAGTTACCAGCACAAGTGTTCATTTGGATTAATGGATCTACTCCCCACTGGAGAAGTGGGCCATGGGATAAATCAAAGTTTATTGGTATATCTTCATCAAATACTAAGTATCTAAATCCATTCAATCTTGCTGATAATGTGTCACAGGGAAAAAGGTATTTGTCTTTCAGTTTTGACAAAATTCCTGGTGACAAAGTTCTTGGATATATCGACTTATCTTCAGAAGGTATACTGAGGTGGTTGTTTTCAGTAAGTGGGAAGAACTGGTATCTTCAGTTTAAGTCACTCACGAACCCATGTGACAATTATGGCGCATGTGGACCTTTTGGTGTTTGCAAAGCCTCTGGATCTCCAATCTGCAAGTGTTTGAAAGGGTTTATACCCAGGTCAAATGAGGAATGGAGCAAAAGAAACTGGACCGGAGGTTGTGTGAGACGAACAGCGTTGTCTTGTGAGACTAACGCAAATTTGTCAGTCTCATCAAAAGAAAACGATGGGTTTCTGAAGTTGGAAAAAATGAAAGTACCCGATTTACATGAATTTCTGGGTTCTTTGGCTCTAGACAAGTCCGAAGACTGCAAGATACAGTGCCAGAATAATTGTTCTTGCCAGGCTTATTCATATGTTGATAACATAGGGTGTTTGGTCTGGTCCAAACACCTTATTGATATGCAGCAGTTTCCATTTAATGGACAAGATCTTTATGTCCGCCTAGCACACTCAGAACTAGGTAAATGATAATAGCTCTTGCGCACTCTTTTGTTTGTATTGTAAGTTGATTTTATTTTTTCTTTTCAGGTGAAGGAAAGCCGATCAAGTTAATTGTCAGCCTTACAACTATTGGATTTATGAGTATCTTGGTTGCCGTGGTCTTCAGATTGCTCAGGTGGCGTGCTAACAAAAAACGTAAGAAAATTATATGAGGGGGGTCAATTGATTTAGCACATTATTAGAATTTATTATATATTTCCCCTTACCCAGGTGCTGCATCTTGTTGAGTTCCAACTCTGTGTTTGATAGTTTTATTGGCAAAATCAGGACGAGTTGAATTAAAAGCTCGGCGCTTGGAATCAACTAGTATGGTTAAGAATCATAGAGACGGTCTTCGAGAATATATAGGAAAACATGATCCCTCGGAGCTAAAGATATATGATTTTGATAGCATACTAATTGCCACAGACAACTTCAGCATCACAAACAAACTCGGGCAAGGAGGCTTTGGCCCAGTTTATAAGGTATTATGACCGATTTGCTAAGAATTTAAGAAAAACATGAATAGCACTTCAGAAGGTTCCATATATTGACATGCATGCAATGACTGATTTGTGGACATTGTGTAGGGGATGCTTCCAGAAGGGAAGGAAATAGCAGTAAAAAGACTATCTAGTAGCTCAGGACAAGGTGTCGAAGAGTTCAAGAATGAGATGTTGTTGATCTCCAATCTTCAACACAAAAACCTTGTTAGGATGATGGGGTGCTGTGTTAAAGAGGATGAGAAGTTACTGATTTACGAGTTCATGCCTAATAAAAGCCTGGATACTTTTCTATTCGGTTAGTTACTTCACTTGTGTTTTAGTTTAGCTGCAGTGCGTTACTCTTCTTTACCTATATTTTTTTCTAAATTTAAAATAAGCTTGAAATTTACCCAAGTCAAAAATTATCATAGAGTTTGAGGAAATCATTCAGCTCTGCAAGTTTACTGCTCTGTCAGATACTTTGTGCGTTTATTCAGTTCAGATATGTATTATGTACTCATTACTTTCATACAATGTCTATAATTTGTTAACATTCAAGGCTAGAAATCTAGTTATATTAAAGGCTAGTAGTGTAGTGATCGTTAATATTTATTTCTTTGTAACGTGCAAGGGAAGTATGAATAGCATCACTACTCTAACTGGTTCCATTGAATATTTGATTAGATTTGAAGAAGAGAGCAGTGCTTGATTGGAGCACGCGCTTTAATGTTATTCAGGGTATTGCTAGAGGGCTTCTTTATCTCCATCATGATTCCTATGTAAAGGTAATACATAGAGATTTAAAAGTCAGTAACATTCTCTTGGATGAGAAAATGAATCCAAAAATCTCAGATTTTGGATTGGCACGCATAGTTGAAGAAACTCAGAGTCTAGAAAATACTCAGAAGGTTGTTGGAACCCGGTGAGAATCAGTTCAGTAAGCCATAAACCAAAAGAGGCAACTTTTTCATATACGTACTCATGTGTTTGTTGTGCAGTGGCTATATGTCTCCAGAGTATGCCATGGGTGGAATATTTTCCGAAAAGTCTGATGTCTACAGCTTCGGGGTCCTGGTATTAGAGATTATTAGTGGCAAGAAGAATACCAGCTTCTATTTATATGACCAACAGCTAGGCTTCCTTGCCTATGTAAGTTTATACTCTAAATCCTAATGTAATAGTCATCTACATCTTTGCCGCTTTGGCGCCTTGACAAGTCTTAACAACAAATAATTGTATTATTCAGGCATGGAATTTGTGGAATGAAGGCAGGCCATTGGAGTTGGTAGATGAAGTACTGGGTGATTTATATGCTTCATCAGAAGTAATGACATGCGTGCATGTTGGGCT from Fragaria vesca subsp. vesca linkage group LG3, FraVesHawaii_1.0, whole genome shotgun sequence harbors:
- the LOC101311743 gene encoding uncharacterized protein LOC101311743; the encoded protein is MDVSARSICALNGSMFFFLFNFLFSFLPSHYHSAQLDEITPSQPLAQGQTLVSPGHIFELGFFSPNNSANKYVGIWHKDISPRKVVWVANREQPLAVADTSVSLTVSSNGNLKLVDGKHKSIWSTNITSLLSSSNTSSVAAVLKDNGNFVVNYHLEAELWQSFDHPCDTILPNMVFRYGKSGKGNFLSSWKADNDPSPGKFLLGLAPQTPSQVFIWINNGSNDSHSIPYWRSGPWDKSSFIGVPEMDHRYINGYSVVDNLKQGTQDFSFSLYDKPVAYIDISPEGIVRITFSKNDGKWYVSWQTPKNQCDIYGACGPFGVCKASTSPICKCLKGFVPKSSAEWSKGNWTGGCVRQTKLFCERQTNKSVSSRGKQVDDDGFWKMVKLKIPDSHEFITAFNSQQSSNDCKLRCLNNCSCAAYAFVNNIGCLVWSKDLIDIQKFSASVGVELYIRLAHSEIGEGKPIKLIASITAIGLVSILAAAVFGFHRRRSNQKRQIKLKTRNFESTGMIKSSRDGLREYIGKHDELKIYDFDSILIATNNFSLANKLGQGGFGPVYKGMLPEGKEIAVKRLSSSSGQGVEEFKNEMLLISNLQHKNLVRILDTRKRAVLDWATRFNIIQGVARGLLYLHHDSYVKVIHRDLKVSNILLDDKMNPKISDFGLARIIEGTQNLENTQRVVGTRGYMSPEYAMGGMFSEKSDVYSFGVLILEIISSKKNTSFSIYDQQLGFLAYAWNLWNEDRALELVDEIMRDSYSSSEVLKCVHIGLLCVQDNAVDRPTMADIALMLSSEKNGPQPKLPLFTIQNSAYHPQQHSENTKSSKNEDFGSKHEILIAEDGKPSMAACWVSDTRHIFPESIQLPLTSFRHTIGDANGMQLGTATLFFLFIFGLLPSQYDAEVYNITPSHPLAEGQTLVSPGLIFELGFFSPNSSANKYVGLWHKSIFPRKYVWVANRDNPLAATDTSATLRIGSSGNLELVNGKQISVWSANISNCSSAFLLDNGKFVVKDVMGADLWETFDNPSDSLLPSMLMGYDSGSGKRNSLTSWKSENDPSPGIFLAGLSTELPAQVFIWINGSTPHWRSGPWDKSKFIGISSSNTKYLNPFNLADNVSQGKRYLSFSFDKIPGDKVLGYIDLSSEGILRWLFSVSGKNWYLQFKSLTNPCDNYGACGPFGVCKASGSPICKCLKGFIPRSNEEWSKRNWTGGCVRRTALSCETNANLSVSSKENDGFLKLEKMKVPDLHEFLGSLALDKSEDCKIQCQNNCSCQAYSYVDNIGCLVWSKHLIDMQQFPFNGQDLYVRLAHSELGEGKPIKLIVSLTTIGFMSILVAVVFRLLRWRANKKRRVELKARRLESTSMVKNHRDGLREYIGKHDPSELKIYDFDSILIATDNFSITNKLGQGGFGPVYKGMLPEGKEIAVKRLSSSSGQGVEEFKNEMLLISNLQHKNLVRMMGCCVKEDEKLLIYEFMPNKSLDTFLFDLKKRAVLDWSTRFNVIQGIARGLLYLHHDSYVKVIHRDLKVSNILLDEKMNPKISDFGLARIVEETQSLENTQKVVGTRGYMSPEYAMGGIFSEKSDVYSFGVLVLEIISGKKNTSFYLYDQQLGFLAYAWNLWNEGRPLELVDEVLGDLYASSEVMTCVHVGLLCVQDNAEDRPTMVDVALMLSSERDGPEPKLPVFTIKNSAYHPQPHSENTISSKNEASITTMEGR